A genomic segment from Nitrospira sp. encodes:
- a CDS encoding DNA ligase (NAD(+)) yields MTRSEAAQRIDELRKEIRRHDHLYYTKDRPEISDTEYDRLFRTLLDLEAAHPGLVTADSPTQRVGAPPLDELTKVSHEKPMLSLDSMTDRGEVLAFDARVKRELETDHVAYTAEPKFDGLSVELVYEQGTFVRGATRGDGMVGEDVTINLRTVRALPLQLHRESSPPACLVVRGEVYIRLDEFQSLNRYMTERGEESFANPRNAAAGSLRQLDSRITASRPLTVTCYDIMALSGTAPSTHWDELEALATWGLPVPEHRQRCRSIDEVLAFHEATDGMRESLPFEIDGIVVKLDRRDWQDRLGSKSRSPRWAIAYKFAPRKEITVIQDIVVSVGRTGTLTPLALLKPVEVGGVTISRATLHNADEVARKDVRVGDTVKVERAGDVIPAIAERVPVPGEERQDPFVMPDHCPVCGSAVAREGAYFYCTGQTVCQAQLKGAIEHFASKYALDIDGLGKKTVAQLVDRGLVHDLADLYVLTKEQLFTLEGFADRSATLLLDSIERSKSVSLDRLLMGLGIRQVGQHIARVLSKHFGALAPLMAATEEEFLRVREIGPEISTSLASFFGEERNRRVIARLLERGLTIAVQPVEITTGNQSLAGKTFVFTGGLTGYNRDRAKQLVEQRGGLVSSSVSKKTSYVVAGVDPGSKLDQAQKLGVKILTEADFTDLLKPD; encoded by the coding sequence ATGACGCGCAGCGAAGCCGCCCAACGGATCGATGAGTTGCGGAAAGAAATCCGCCGACATGACCATCTGTACTACACAAAGGATCGTCCTGAGATTTCCGACACGGAATACGATCGACTCTTTCGTACACTACTTGATCTTGAGGCTGCCCATCCGGGCCTGGTGACAGCGGATTCTCCGACCCAACGAGTCGGTGCGCCTCCGCTCGATGAACTGACCAAGGTCTCTCACGAGAAACCGATGCTCAGCCTCGATTCGATGACGGATCGGGGAGAGGTGCTGGCCTTCGATGCCAGGGTGAAGCGGGAGCTTGAGACGGACCATGTCGCTTACACGGCCGAACCGAAGTTCGACGGCCTCTCGGTCGAACTGGTCTACGAGCAGGGCACCTTCGTGCGTGGTGCCACGCGCGGAGACGGCATGGTCGGCGAAGATGTGACGATCAATCTCCGAACTGTCCGCGCCCTGCCTCTGCAACTCCACCGTGAATCGAGCCCGCCCGCTTGTCTCGTCGTACGGGGAGAAGTCTACATACGGCTGGACGAATTTCAGTCGTTGAACCGCTACATGACGGAACGGGGCGAGGAGTCCTTTGCGAATCCCCGCAACGCGGCCGCCGGGTCGTTACGCCAACTGGACAGCCGCATCACCGCCTCGCGGCCCTTGACCGTGACTTGTTACGACATCATGGCCCTGTCCGGTACGGCCCCCTCGACCCATTGGGACGAGTTGGAGGCCCTGGCTACTTGGGGATTGCCGGTGCCGGAACACAGACAACGCTGCCGTTCGATCGATGAGGTGCTGGCGTTCCATGAGGCCACGGACGGCATGAGGGAATCCTTGCCCTTTGAAATCGACGGCATCGTCGTCAAACTCGACCGCCGTGATTGGCAGGACCGTCTCGGCAGCAAGTCACGCAGCCCCCGCTGGGCCATCGCCTATAAATTTGCGCCTCGGAAGGAAATCACGGTCATTCAAGACATCGTCGTCTCAGTCGGCCGCACCGGCACCCTGACCCCGCTGGCTCTGTTGAAACCGGTGGAAGTCGGTGGAGTGACGATCAGTCGCGCCACGTTGCACAACGCAGACGAGGTCGCGCGCAAAGATGTCCGTGTCGGCGATACGGTGAAGGTCGAACGGGCCGGCGACGTCATCCCCGCGATCGCCGAGCGGGTCCCGGTTCCCGGAGAGGAGCGGCAGGATCCCTTCGTCATGCCGGACCATTGCCCGGTCTGTGGATCGGCCGTGGCGCGCGAAGGCGCCTACTTCTACTGTACCGGCCAGACCGTCTGCCAGGCTCAGTTGAAGGGCGCCATCGAACATTTTGCCTCAAAATATGCGCTCGACATCGACGGACTCGGCAAAAAGACCGTCGCCCAGCTTGTCGATCGAGGTTTGGTCCATGACTTGGCCGATCTCTATGTCCTCACCAAAGAACAATTGTTCACCCTGGAGGGATTCGCCGACCGGTCCGCGACGCTGCTGTTGGACTCCATCGAACGAAGCAAGTCCGTATCCCTGGATCGGCTCCTGATGGGACTCGGCATCAGGCAGGTCGGGCAACATATCGCCCGCGTACTGAGCAAACATTTCGGTGCCCTTGCTCCGTTGATGGCGGCGACCGAGGAAGAGTTTCTCCGTGTCCGCGAGATCGGCCCGGAAATCTCCACCAGCCTGGCGTCTTTCTTCGGCGAAGAACGAAACCGACGGGTTATCGCCCGTCTTCTTGAACGGGGCTTGACCATCGCAGTTCAGCCGGTGGAGATCACGACCGGCAACCAATCGCTCGCCGGTAAAACGTTCGTCTTCACCGGCGGTCTGACAGGTTACAACCGCGACCGGGCCAAACAGTTGGTCGAACAGCGGGGGGGGCTGGTCTCATCGAGCGTCAGCAAGAAAACGTCGTATGTAGTGGCAGGGGTCGACCCCGGGTCGAAACTCGACCAGGCGCAAAAATTGGGAGTGAAGATTCTGACGGAAGCGGACTTTACCGATCTGTTGAAGCCTGACTGA
- a CDS encoding Indole-3-glycerol phosphate synthase: MILDRILEHKKAEIRHKSSRGYLADLKNKIRDAGPTMGFAVTLDAMRRPDRPALIAEVKKASPSLGLLRQEFEQRFEPVAIAGAYREHGAAAVSVLTDKDFFQGSLEYLAEVKQKVGLPALNKEFMVADIQFYEARAYGADAVLLIVAGLEKRQLIDFAALAKELSLDVLVETHQERELDIVLEWLPDVRLIGVNNRDLKTFSTDLGVTLRLAKRIPGDKVIVSESGIHKRDDVVRLIEAGVQAMLIGESLIRAQDIGAKIRELFGDDRIKERA, encoded by the coding sequence GTGATTCTCGACCGTATTCTCGAACATAAGAAGGCCGAAATCCGCCATAAGAGCAGCCGTGGATACCTTGCGGATCTGAAAAACAAGATCCGTGACGCAGGGCCGACGATGGGCTTTGCCGTGACCTTGGATGCGATGCGCCGGCCCGATCGACCGGCGCTTATCGCGGAGGTCAAGAAGGCCTCGCCCAGTCTGGGACTCCTACGGCAGGAGTTCGAGCAGCGGTTCGAGCCGGTGGCGATTGCCGGGGCGTACCGAGAGCATGGAGCCGCGGCGGTCTCCGTGTTGACGGACAAGGATTTTTTTCAAGGCAGTTTGGAGTACCTGGCCGAGGTCAAGCAGAAGGTCGGGCTCCCGGCGCTGAACAAAGAGTTCATGGTTGCGGACATTCAATTCTACGAAGCCCGAGCCTATGGGGCCGATGCGGTCCTGCTCATCGTGGCCGGGTTGGAGAAACGGCAACTGATCGACTTCGCAGCCTTGGCCAAGGAGTTATCACTCGATGTCCTGGTGGAGACACACCAGGAACGGGAGTTGGACATCGTACTCGAATGGTTGCCGGACGTGCGGCTGATCGGCGTCAACAATCGCGACCTCAAGACCTTCTCGACGGATCTCGGTGTGACCCTCCGGCTGGCGAAACGCATTCCCGGCGACAAGGTGATCGTGAGCGAGAGCGGCATTCACAAGCGGGACGATGTCGTGCGGTTGATCGAAGCCGGAGTCCAGGCGATGTTGATCGGAGAGTCGTTGATCAGGGCTCAGGACATCGGGGCAAAGATCCGTGAATTGTTCGGCGACGACCGGATAAAGGAGCGAGCATGA
- a CDS encoding Anthranilate phosphoribosyltransferase, whose product MIKDAINTLAERADLTEQEAEAVMGEIMDGTATSAQIAGYLMGLRIKGETVEEIAGSVRAMRARATKIRVGDSQVLDTCGTGGDRAHTFNISTTAAFVAAGAGLTVAKHGNRSVSSRCGSADVLAALGVKIDLPPELIADCVNEVGIGFLFAPLYHCAMKHCAATRQELGIRTLLNILGPLTNPAGARLQVVGVFDARLTELLAKVLVHLGAQHCFVVHGLDGLDEITVADRTRISEGKGGVVSSYLVDPSEFGLSLVAPKELVGGSAEENAAITRDVLRGRKGPKRDIVCLNAAPALVAGRKAKTLQEGFQLAQRTIDSGAAMDKLDKLIAFTEKA is encoded by the coding sequence ATGATCAAAGACGCGATCAATACACTGGCCGAACGGGCCGACCTGACCGAACAGGAAGCCGAGGCCGTTATGGGCGAGATCATGGACGGGACTGCCACTTCCGCCCAGATCGCCGGCTACCTGATGGGATTGCGAATAAAGGGCGAAACCGTGGAGGAAATCGCCGGCTCCGTACGAGCCATGCGCGCGCGGGCGACGAAGATTCGTGTCGGGGATTCTCAGGTTCTGGATACCTGCGGCACCGGCGGTGATCGGGCGCACACCTTCAACATCTCGACGACGGCGGCCTTCGTTGCGGCGGGAGCCGGTCTGACGGTGGCTAAGCACGGCAACCGGTCCGTCTCGTCCAGGTGTGGCAGTGCCGATGTGTTGGCGGCCTTGGGGGTGAAGATCGATCTTCCGCCCGAACTGATCGCGGATTGCGTGAACGAGGTGGGCATCGGATTTCTCTTTGCGCCGCTCTACCACTGCGCGATGAAACATTGCGCCGCGACTCGGCAGGAACTGGGCATTCGCACCCTGTTGAATATCCTCGGCCCTCTCACCAATCCGGCCGGGGCCCGCCTGCAGGTCGTCGGGGTGTTCGATGCGAGGCTGACGGAGTTGTTGGCCAAGGTTCTGGTCCATTTGGGCGCGCAACATTGTTTTGTGGTTCACGGTCTGGACGGGTTGGATGAGATCACGGTGGCGGATCGAACGAGAATTTCCGAGGGCAAGGGAGGGGTGGTCTCAAGTTATCTCGTCGATCCCTCCGAGTTCGGTCTCTCCCTTGTTGCGCCCAAGGAGCTGGTCGGCGGCAGCGCGGAAGAGAATGCAGCGATCACCCGCGATGTGCTCCGTGGGCGGAAGGGGCCGAAGCGCGACATCGTCTGTCTCAACGCGGCGCCGGCCCTGGTCGCAGGACGAAAGGCGAAGACCCTGCAGGAAGGGTTTCAATTGGCCCAGCGGACGATCGACAGTGGTGCGGCGATGGATAAACTGGATAAGCTCATCGCATTTACCGAGAAGGCGTAA
- a CDS encoding Anthranilate synthase, aminase component, which translates to MNRQRYSLTLDEFRVLAAEGNLIPLYREILADYETPVSAFAKIDQGPTAYLLESVAGGENWARYSFLGSGASAVIHEDQGDLVLTRGKKSLRMQSHGNPLDRLRELMAEYRPVTVPGLPRFVGGAVGYFSYDMVRTFEDLPALRKDSLGMPDFAFLLTDTLLIFDNVSQKIKVVANAYVASTKERDIRDAYRHAASRIEKMITRLKRPVRQPRQKRRRKPITFTSNMNRADFEKMVMRTKEYIRAGDIVQAVLSQRWETQIHTTPFQLYRALRVINPSPYMYYLRVGGVELVGSSPETLVRCEDGQISLRPIAGTRRRGQTPEEDQELGRRLLADEKERAEHVMLVDLGRNDVGRVAAGGSVKVESLMQVERYSHVMHIVSQVTGRLDKGKSVYDVLRACFPAGTVSGASKIRAMQIIEELEPTRRGPYAGAVGYFGFSGNMDMCINIRTVVIKGRQAYIQAGAGIVADSVPEHEYEETCNKARAMMKAIELAEQGLE; encoded by the coding sequence ATGAACAGACAACGGTATTCGCTCACGCTGGACGAGTTTCGCGTTCTGGCGGCGGAAGGCAACTTGATTCCGCTGTACCGGGAGATCTTGGCGGACTATGAAACGCCCGTGTCAGCCTTCGCCAAGATCGACCAGGGGCCGACCGCCTATTTATTGGAAAGCGTCGCCGGAGGCGAAAATTGGGCACGGTATTCCTTCCTGGGGAGCGGGGCCTCGGCGGTGATTCACGAAGACCAGGGTGACCTGGTGCTGACCCGTGGGAAGAAGAGCCTGCGGATGCAGAGCCACGGCAATCCGCTTGATCGACTCCGTGAACTGATGGCCGAGTATCGGCCGGTGACGGTGCCGGGTCTGCCCCGGTTCGTCGGGGGAGCGGTCGGCTATTTCAGCTACGACATGGTGCGCACCTTCGAGGACCTCCCGGCCCTGCGTAAGGACAGCCTGGGGATGCCGGACTTCGCGTTTCTGCTGACCGACACGTTGCTGATTTTCGACAATGTGTCGCAGAAGATCAAAGTTGTCGCCAACGCTTACGTGGCATCGACGAAAGAACGCGACATACGCGACGCCTACCGCCATGCCGCGTCGCGGATTGAAAAGATGATCACGCGTCTGAAACGGCCGGTGCGGCAGCCAAGACAGAAACGTCGCCGGAAGCCGATCACCTTCACGTCCAACATGAACCGGGCCGATTTCGAGAAGATGGTCATGCGGACGAAGGAATACATTCGGGCGGGCGACATCGTGCAGGCCGTCTTGTCCCAGCGGTGGGAAACGCAGATCCACACGACGCCGTTCCAGCTCTATCGCGCGTTGCGGGTCATCAATCCCTCACCCTACATGTATTACTTGCGTGTAGGCGGGGTAGAGCTGGTGGGATCCTCGCCGGAAACGTTGGTCCGCTGTGAAGACGGACAGATCTCGTTGCGACCCATCGCCGGGACGCGCCGCCGCGGACAGACGCCGGAGGAGGATCAGGAACTCGGCCGGCGTCTACTGGCCGATGAAAAGGAGCGGGCCGAACACGTCATGCTGGTGGACCTTGGGCGGAACGACGTGGGACGGGTCGCGGCTGGGGGATCGGTGAAGGTGGAGTCGCTGATGCAGGTCGAGCGTTATTCCCACGTCATGCATATCGTGTCGCAGGTGACGGGGCGGCTGGACAAGGGGAAGTCGGTGTACGATGTATTGCGGGCCTGTTTCCCGGCCGGGACCGTGTCCGGCGCGTCGAAGATTCGCGCCATGCAGATCATCGAAGAATTGGAGCCGACGAGACGCGGACCCTATGCCGGCGCGGTGGGATACTTCGGGTTTTCCGGTAACATGGACATGTGCATCAACATCCGGACCGTCGTGATCAAGGGTCGCCAGGCCTACATCCAGGCCGGAGCCGGGATCGTCGCCGATTCGGTCCCCGAACATGAGTACGAAGAAACCTGCAACAAAGCACGGGCGATGATGAAGGCGATCGAACTCGCCGAGCAGGGGCTGGAGTGA
- a CDS encoding putative hemolysin-related protein/CBS domain containing protein: MDIIVLTFLILLSAVISVVEVGFYSVNDTKLRTLADTGSKRAEMALHLRTDPQRLLLTILVGDRLVDTATASLATIIALNRFGGQGLEGVLGEAFAVLVGILTFVLLVFADLVPKTLAAKYSIPVVLNMAYPAYAAQQLLKPIMMFVVPLIYKLTGGKGLNVPFVTEEELKIMLEESGKSGVIEAQEVKMIKNVFQLKDITAEDCMTPRIYMFSLDCNQLLREAKELLFKSKYSRIPLYEGTLDNIVGILYKTKALTALAQGHTEMKLRDIAHPALFIPHTKSADDLMKQFQLDKRHMAVVVNEFGGVMGLITLEDLLEEVVGEIVDETDITEELIKRIGKNQILVHGRTEVRKVNDFLKVDLGDDAVTISGLIQHELGRIPKVGEEVHIANCRLVIHEADPRVIKSVHIYKEDKHPTAHEAVAEEHVPVSQASTDR; the protein is encoded by the coding sequence ATGGACATCATCGTTCTGACGTTTCTTATTCTCTTGTCTGCAGTCATCTCCGTCGTTGAGGTGGGATTTTACTCCGTCAACGACACCAAACTCCGGACATTGGCCGATACAGGAAGCAAGCGGGCGGAGATGGCTCTGCACTTGAGGACCGATCCGCAACGCCTCCTGCTGACCATCCTGGTCGGAGATCGCCTGGTCGATACGGCTACGGCTTCGCTGGCGACCATCATTGCCCTGAACCGGTTCGGAGGACAGGGCCTCGAAGGGGTATTGGGTGAAGCCTTCGCGGTCCTGGTCGGTATCCTGACCTTCGTCCTTTTGGTGTTCGCCGACCTTGTCCCCAAGACCCTGGCGGCCAAGTATTCCATTCCGGTGGTGCTGAACATGGCCTATCCGGCCTATGCGGCGCAACAGCTGCTCAAGCCGATCATGATGTTCGTCGTTCCCCTGATCTACAAGCTGACGGGAGGGAAGGGGCTCAATGTGCCCTTTGTGACCGAAGAGGAATTGAAGATCATGCTGGAGGAGAGCGGCAAAAGCGGCGTGATCGAGGCGCAGGAAGTCAAGATGATCAAGAACGTCTTTCAGCTCAAGGACATCACGGCGGAAGACTGTATGACCCCGCGCATCTACATGTTCTCGCTCGATTGCAATCAGCTTCTGCGGGAGGCGAAGGAACTCCTGTTCAAGTCGAAGTATTCACGTATCCCGCTGTATGAAGGCACGTTGGACAACATCGTCGGTATCCTCTACAAGACCAAGGCCTTGACGGCGTTGGCCCAGGGCCATACCGAGATGAAGCTCCGTGACATCGCGCACCCGGCCCTCTTCATCCCGCACACGAAATCAGCGGACGATCTCATGAAGCAGTTCCAGTTGGACAAACGCCACATGGCGGTCGTGGTGAACGAGTTCGGCGGGGTCATGGGGTTGATCACGTTGGAAGATTTGCTGGAAGAGGTGGTCGGAGAAATCGTCGATGAGACCGACATCACCGAAGAATTGATCAAGCGGATCGGAAAGAATCAGATCCTGGTGCATGGACGCACCGAGGTTCGGAAGGTCAACGATTTTCTCAAGGTGGATTTGGGTGACGACGCCGTGACGATCAGCGGTCTGATTCAGCACGAACTAGGCAGGATTCCGAAGGTCGGGGAAGAGGTACATATCGCCAACTGCCGCCTCGTGATCCATGAGGCGGACCCGCGTGTGATCAAAAGCGTCCATATCTACAAGGAAGACAAACATCCTACCGCGCACGAGGCCGTCGCGGAGGAACATGTGCCGGTCAGTCAGGCTTCAACAGATCGGTAA
- a CDS encoding Putative regulatory protein: MSLDAQPTAARTLAVEGITLHLAQPMTMAQEWIGNREILTQLLACWLVIDERDLPLSPRITGQPGIGKTTLAMAGARERKQDLYIFQCTADTRPEDLLITPVLAESGTISYHASPLVTAVLTGSICVLDEGNRMNEKSWASLAPLLDHRRCVESIIAGILIRAHADFRCCVTMNEDASTYEVPDYILSRLQPTLGMGFPAKADELAILRYHLPFAPAELLTMTVEFLQEAHQLSLDYSVRDGIHLLQYALKRRAQDPTHPLSVDAAWRESLIKVLGEEALDLPTQSRRRKRALGDQALPQGLGDFFFESDDPLHPGR; encoded by the coding sequence ATGTCACTCGACGCACAACCCACTGCGGCCCGCACCCTCGCCGTCGAAGGCATCACCCTCCACCTGGCGCAACCCATGACCATGGCACAAGAATGGATCGGGAATCGGGAAATTCTCACACAGCTCCTGGCCTGCTGGCTCGTGATCGACGAACGAGATCTCCCCCTGTCGCCACGCATCACCGGCCAGCCCGGTATCGGCAAGACCACCTTGGCGATGGCAGGGGCCCGCGAACGTAAACAGGACCTCTATATCTTTCAATGTACGGCGGACACGCGCCCGGAAGACTTGTTGATCACACCGGTCTTGGCCGAATCCGGCACCATCAGTTACCACGCCTCGCCGCTGGTCACCGCGGTGCTCACCGGCAGCATCTGCGTGCTGGACGAGGGCAACCGCATGAATGAGAAAAGCTGGGCCTCCCTCGCCCCGCTGCTGGACCATCGACGTTGTGTCGAATCGATCATCGCGGGAATTCTGATCAGGGCCCACGCCGATTTCCGTTGCTGCGTCACGATGAACGAGGATGCGTCGACCTATGAGGTGCCGGACTATATCCTGTCGCGCCTGCAACCCACACTCGGCATGGGTTTCCCTGCCAAGGCAGACGAGCTGGCGATTCTCCGTTACCACCTGCCCTTCGCCCCGGCGGAGTTGCTGACCATGACCGTCGAGTTTTTGCAGGAGGCGCACCAACTCAGCCTGGACTATTCGGTGCGCGACGGCATCCACCTATTGCAATATGCCCTCAAGCGACGCGCGCAGGATCCGACACACCCCCTGTCGGTCGATGCAGCCTGGCGGGAATCCCTCATCAAGGTCCTGGGCGAGGAAGCCCTGGACCTGCCGACTCAATCACGCCGGCGCAAACGTGCCTTGGGCGATCAGGCCCTGCCCCAGGGCCTCGGCGATTTCTTTTTCGAAAGCGACGACCCACTCCATCCCGGCCGATAA
- a CDS encoding Amino acid-binding ACT — protein MPTTTQFVVSGQSKPGVLAEVTSVLGAAGVNIKAFSAPEVIGPGKLRLIVADVDAARVALRKAKIKFREETALILSLENKPGALKQVADSLTRARINVKCGYCTPSREGKRAIVVLTLSNTTKALGVLRTQSLDEF, from the coding sequence ATGCCGACAACGACGCAATTCGTGGTGAGTGGACAGAGCAAACCAGGTGTGCTGGCCGAGGTCACGTCCGTGCTCGGAGCGGCGGGGGTCAACATCAAGGCCTTTTCCGCGCCCGAAGTCATCGGTCCTGGAAAACTCCGGTTGATCGTGGCGGATGTCGATGCGGCCCGCGTCGCGCTCAGGAAGGCAAAAATCAAGTTCCGCGAAGAGACCGCCTTGATCCTGAGCCTTGAGAACAAGCCGGGTGCGTTGAAGCAGGTCGCCGATTCGTTGACCAGGGCCCGCATCAACGTGAAGTGCGGCTATTGCACTCCGTCGCGGGAGGGCAAACGTGCCATCGTCGTCTTGACCCTATCCAATACGACCAAGGCCCTCGGGGTGTTGCGTACCCAATCACTCGACGAATTTTGA
- a CDS encoding branched-chain amino acid ABC transporter, amino acid-binding protein, whose translation MLRSCVIRTVYYSRGAGLAKIDVAQYCRASGIAGRFIYFLIVLLVAGACQAPSNQKPGPPASPPVLDRSSSAADGRAYKIGALLPLTGPMAAYGREVLQGVELAVGQASKEAGQASVQVIVRDAAMNGTTPIQDHLSALLHDAHPLAVIGPLVSQQVEAVAAVSDEAKIPLITPTATLPDVRRLSPYLFSTGLTYSLQAEQITTYAMGRLGYRRFAVIHPDSGYGRQLAHFFAEEVRRRGGEIVDMESYAPEETDFAKQVTRLKSAAWRRIQPDDRSGQAFTSGRPQEQKKYRTPSRRSLDAIYLPGGFREATMIAAQLRFQDVKVRLLGSNAWHSSDLAHFPDKSIQGGVFTDNFFAESRASAVREFVVAYRIRYHTEPTMFAAQGYEATQVILAGIREGVTSGKRLRSYLEQADTLPTLLGPTSFNDKGVLNRTLLLIQVGEKGRLEQVR comes from the coding sequence ATGTTGCGCTCATGTGTCATTCGAACAGTTTATTATTCAAGAGGGGCTGGTCTTGCCAAAATTGACGTAGCGCAGTACTGCCGAGCCTCAGGCATCGCCGGACGATTCATCTATTTCCTGATCGTCCTTCTCGTTGCCGGCGCCTGTCAGGCTCCTTCGAACCAGAAACCTGGTCCGCCTGCTTCGCCACCTGTCCTCGATCGCTCCTCGTCTGCCGCAGATGGTCGCGCTTACAAAATCGGCGCTCTGCTTCCGCTCACCGGTCCGATGGCTGCCTACGGCCGGGAAGTTCTGCAGGGTGTCGAACTGGCTGTCGGACAAGCGTCCAAGGAGGCGGGGCAGGCTTCGGTTCAGGTGATCGTTCGAGATGCGGCCATGAACGGCACGACGCCGATCCAAGACCACCTGAGCGCGCTGTTGCATGACGCGCATCCCCTGGCCGTGATCGGCCCGCTCGTGTCCCAACAGGTGGAAGCCGTCGCCGCGGTGTCGGACGAGGCGAAAATTCCCCTCATCACACCCACGGCCACGTTGCCTGATGTCCGGCGACTCAGCCCCTATCTGTTCAGCACCGGCCTGACCTATTCGCTTCAGGCCGAACAGATCACGACCTACGCGATGGGCCGATTGGGGTATCGGCGTTTCGCCGTCATCCATCCCGACAGCGGCTACGGTCGCCAACTCGCACATTTTTTCGCCGAGGAAGTGCGGCGGCGCGGTGGCGAGATCGTGGACATGGAGTCCTATGCACCAGAGGAAACCGACTTTGCCAAACAGGTCACTCGTTTGAAATCGGCCGCTTGGAGGCGCATTCAACCGGACGATCGTTCAGGCCAAGCGTTCACCTCCGGTCGTCCGCAGGAGCAGAAGAAGTACAGAACCCCTTCGCGCCGTTCCCTCGACGCGATCTATTTGCCTGGTGGGTTTCGTGAGGCCACGATGATCGCCGCTCAGTTGCGCTTTCAAGATGTGAAGGTGCGCCTGCTCGGGAGCAACGCCTGGCATAGTTCCGATCTTGCCCACTTTCCCGACAAATCGATCCAAGGGGGTGTCTTCACCGACAATTTTTTTGCCGAAAGCCGGGCGTCGGCCGTTCGCGAATTTGTCGTGGCCTATCGGATCCGCTACCATACGGAGCCGACCATGTTCGCTGCGCAAGGCTATGAAGCAACCCAGGTGATTCTGGCGGGAATCCGCGAGGGTGTCACCTCCGGCAAACGTCTCCGATCCTATCTGGAGCAGGCTGATACGCTCCCTACGTTGCTCGGGCCCACCTCCTTCAATGACAAAGGCGTGCTGAACCGCACGCTGCTGCTGATCCAGGTCGGTGAAAAGGGCCGGCTGGAGCAGGTGCGATGA
- a CDS encoding aminodeoxychorismate/anthranilate synthase component II: protein MLLMIDNYDSFTYNLVQYFGELGEEVLVYRNDKITLPEIEALKPRRLVVSPGPCTPREAGISVEAIRCFGGKLPLLGVCLGHQSLAVAFGGEVIRAERLMHGKTSMVRHDGRTIFRNLSNPFEATRYHSLIVNRKNLPDCFEVSAETSEGEIMGMRHKTLGIEGVQFHPESILTTVGKELLRNFLKL, encoded by the coding sequence ATGTTGTTGATGATCGACAATTACGACTCCTTTACCTACAACCTCGTGCAGTATTTCGGCGAGTTGGGGGAGGAGGTGCTGGTCTACCGGAACGACAAGATCACTCTGCCGGAGATCGAAGCATTGAAGCCGCGGCGGCTCGTCGTTTCCCCAGGGCCCTGCACCCCGAGAGAGGCCGGCATTTCGGTAGAGGCGATCCGCTGTTTCGGAGGGAAATTGCCGCTGCTGGGCGTCTGTCTCGGCCACCAATCCCTCGCGGTCGCGTTCGGCGGCGAGGTCATCCGTGCCGAGCGCCTGATGCACGGCAAAACCTCGATGGTCCGCCATGACGGCAGGACGATCTTTCGCAACCTGTCCAATCCCTTCGAGGCCACCCGGTACCATTCGCTTATCGTGAATCGGAAGAATCTTCCCGATTGCTTCGAGGTCAGCGCCGAAACGTCCGAGGGCGAGATCATGGGGATGCGACATAAGACGCTCGGCATCGAGGGCGTGCAATTCCACCCGGAGTCGATTCTCACCACCGTCGGCAAGGAGCTGCTCAGGAATTTCTTGAAGCTGTAA
- a CDS encoding Septum-associated rare lipoprotein A, which translates to MMGEEKTDRRRLLLSLCAVLLISLLGGCSGWSPVRPSYPPGYPLGFVERGSASWYGPGFHGNRTANGERYDMHKLTAAHRTLPLGSVAVVRSLTSGRQVTVRINDRGPFARGRILDLSLAGAEAIGMVGRGTDEVELRVISYQGKAGNAGDLLVQVGAFAEPANAQVLVERLKGRYPGSKVVAVDLPDGRRYRVYAGQFHTEATAEQAAAHLKRLFDGDPFVVRDDGERPDAGSP; encoded by the coding sequence ATGATGGGGGAGGAGAAGACAGACAGAAGACGTCTTCTTCTCTCCCTCTGTGCCGTCCTCCTCATCTCCCTGCTCGGCGGCTGCTCCGGCTGGAGTCCGGTCCGTCCATCGTATCCACCTGGATATCCGCTGGGGTTTGTTGAACGGGGAAGCGCCTCCTGGTACGGACCCGGTTTTCACGGCAACCGCACGGCAAACGGCGAACGGTACGACATGCACAAGCTGACGGCGGCGCATCGGACCCTGCCGCTTGGGTCGGTGGCAGTGGTGCGGTCGTTGACCAGCGGTCGGCAAGTGACCGTACGGATCAATGATCGGGGACCGTTCGCCAGAGGCAGAATTCTGGATTTGTCGCTCGCGGGGGCCGAGGCCATAGGAATGGTCGGACGCGGCACCGATGAGGTCGAACTTCGTGTCATCAGTTACCAGGGCAAGGCCGGAAACGCAGGGGACTTGTTGGTGCAAGTGGGCGCCTTTGCCGAACCTGCCAATGCGCAGGTCTTGGTCGAACGGTTGAAGGGAAGGTATCCTGGTTCGAAGGTGGTTGCGGTCGATTTGCCGGACGGTCGCCGCTATCGGGTCTATGCCGGCCAATTTCACACGGAGGCCACGGCCGAACAGGCCGCAGCCCATTTGAAACGGCTGTTCGACGGCGATCCCTTCGTGGTCCGAGACGACGGCGAAAGACCCGATGCCGGGAGTCCATGA